A genomic region of Bombus pyrosoma isolate SC7728 linkage group LG6, ASM1482585v1, whole genome shotgun sequence contains the following coding sequences:
- the LOC122568353 gene encoding geranylgeranyl transferase type-1 subunit beta, producing the protein MPPQLAKKKHAKYFQRLLQIMPNSCSAEFDCSRLAVAFFAISGLDILNCLNDLSEQTKLEAIDWIYRLQVTGAGPRSGFQPSTTIPKDAPKYQCGHLAMTYIGLVTLLILGDDLSRVDRESIIEGMRACQNPDGSFTAIITGCESDMRFLYCACCISIILNDWSGIDKTKAIDYILKSISYDGAMGQGPGLESHGGSTFCAVASLFLMNELHNVLTNDQLNRLKRWCLMRQDSGFHGRPGKPSDTCYSFWVGATLQMLDINKLSDPDENRAFLLETQDNIVGGFGKFADCLPDPLHTYLGLCGLSLLGETGLCVMNAALNISDRAYKHLLKIHEVW; encoded by the exons ATGCCACCGCAGTTAGCAAAGAAAAAGCATGCTAAATATTTCCAGAGGTTATTGCAAATCATGCCCAATTCATGTTCAGCAGAATTTGACTGCTCTAGACTTGCTGTAGCGTTTTTTGCTATATCAGGATTAGACATATTGAATTGCTTGAATGATCTTAGCGAACAAACTAAATTAGAAGCAATAGACTGGATCTATAGGCTTCAAGTAACGGGAGCTGGACCACGCTCCGGCTTTCAGCCTTCGACAACAATACCAAAGGATGCTCCAAAATATCAATGTGGTCATTTAGCAATGACATATATTGGATTAGTTACCCTCTTAATTCTTGGAGATGATTTAAGTCGAGTCGACAGAGAATCCATTATTGAAGGAATGCGAGCATGTCAAAATCCGGATGGATCATTTACTGCTATTATAACAGGATGTGAAAGTGATATGAGGTTCCTTTACTGTGCTTGTtgtatatctataattttaaatgattggTCAGGCATTGACAAGACAAAAGCAATTGACTACATTTTAAAGAGCATT TCATATGATGGAGCAATGGGCCAAGGACCTGGTCTTGAATCACATGGAGGATCTACATTTTGTGCTGTAGCTAGCCTATTTCTCATGAATGAACTTCATAATGTATTGACAAATGATCAATTAAATAGACTAAAAAGATGGTGTCTTATGAGGCAAGATAGTGGCTTTCATGGACGACCCGGAAAGCCTTCTGATACTTGTTATAGCTTTTGGGTGGGAGCAACTCTACAAATGCttgatattaacaaattatcaGATCCTGATGAAAATAGGGCATTCCTGCTTGAAACTCAAGATAATATCGTGGGaggatttggaaaatttgctGACTGTCTCCCAGATCCTCTTCATACTTACCTAG GTTTATGTGGTTTAAGCCTCTTAGGAGAAACTGGTTTATGTGTAATGAACGCCGCGCTTAACATCTCTGATCGAgcatataaacattt